From Paenibacillus sp. FSL H8-0537:
CAGCATGCTGTTTTCCAAAAAGCCCGCTGAAAGCTACGAAACGATTCGCTCGCTCAGCGAAATGTTCCGTTATGTCATTCGCGAGCCGGATGCCCTGGCTACGCTGAAGCAGGAGCTGGAGCATATGAACAATTACATGGTCATTCAGCAGCAGCGTTTTCAATCACGGCTGCAGTACAGCTTAGAGGTGGACGAGCAGCTGCTGCAAAGCCGGATTCCGAAGCTGACGCTGCAGCCCATCGTGGAAAATGCGTTTATGCACGGGCTTGATTCGCAGGCTGGAGGCTGGGAGCTGGGTGTGAAGGTAGCTCAAGCTACATCCTCTGACGTCATTATTACAATTAGAGATAATGGCGTAGGGATGAGTGCTGAGCGGCTGAGGGAAGTACGCCAAAGGCTCAGCTATGCGGATGGAGAGGTTTGGACACATGGAGAGCGAATTGGGCTGGGCAATGTAGCCTCAAGGCTGCAAATGCATTTTGGCAAAGCGTACGGACTGACGATAGATAGTGAAGTCGGGGTTGGCACGCGTATAACCATCCATATACCTGGCGACATGCAAGGGGGAGAAATACATGATTAAAGTTATGTTGGTTGACGATGAAAGCTGGGGACGGGATATTGTAAGGACGTTCGGCCGTTGGGAGGAACATGGCATGGAGATCGTGGCCGAGGCGGAGGATGGGGAAGAGGCGCTGCGGCTTGCGGAGAAGCAAATGCCGCAGGTCATTATTACCGATATGAGAATGCCCGGCATGGATGGCGTCAAGCTGCTCAATGAGCTGCATGAACGTTTGCCTCATATCCAAATTGTCGTCATTAGCGGCTATGATGACTTCAAATACATGCAGCATGCGATTCGCTGCCAAGCGGTAGATTATTTGCTCAAGCCGATTGATCCGAAGGAGCTGAACGCGGTACTTTCAAAATGTGCGTCGGGGCTCGCGGCTGCGGAGGAGAGCCGGCGCTTGCTAACGCTGGATCTCGAATGGCTGTTGTCGCTGACCTCGCTGAAGCAGCGGCTGCGCGCTAGGTTCAATGAACTGGACCGCGAAGGTCTGCTGGAGCTTTTCGGAGAGCTGGCGATTGATATGGAGAGCAGTGTCGCTGGCAAGCCGCAGCTGCTGGAGCGCGTCGTCCAAGAGCTGCTGCTCATGCTTAAGGAGCTTCTGCTGACTAATTCATTGGAGGCAAATGCGGTAGATAGTGCCAGAGACGGGGCGGAGCTCGCCTCGAGCGCGAATGCAGCCGCTTTTCTGGCTGCCCGTTATGAGGATGCGCTGGAGCAGCTGATTCAGCAGCGAAAATTCAAGAAACGGCTTAATTTGGACGAGGTTAGGCAGTATATGGAAGCGCGGTTTGCCGAACCGATTTCACTGGAGCAGGTAGCTCGCGCTTTTTTCGTTAGCAAGGAGTACTTGAGTAAAACATTTAAACAGGAATACGGCTGCAATATGACCGATTATATGCTGCAGCTTCGCATGGAGAAGGCGCGGGAGTGGCTGCTTGATGAAAAATTGCCAATTAAAACCGTTGCAGAAATGGCAGGCTATGAAGATGTCACGTATTTTTACCGTGTATTTAAAAAGCATTTCGGCATTGCCCCAGGAGAAATGCGGCGAGGCAGCGAGGATTGATGCGGGCACATTGGACAAATCGGACCACATTCAAATTGGTTTAAAAATGTCCAAGCGAACAGTCTAATTCTGTCCAATTAAACGCTTTCATAAATCAGATACAATGAAAGCGTAAACAAACAAGCTTACGGGAGGTCATTACAGATGAAAAAGAAGCTTTGGAAATCAGCGCTAAGCGCAGCATTAATTACAACACTGCTGGCAGGCTGCGGCTCGAACAGCGG
This genomic window contains:
- a CDS encoding response regulator; amino-acid sequence: MIKVMLVDDESWGRDIVRTFGRWEEHGMEIVAEAEDGEEALRLAEKQMPQVIITDMRMPGMDGVKLLNELHERLPHIQIVVISGYDDFKYMQHAIRCQAVDYLLKPIDPKELNAVLSKCASGLAAAEESRRLLTLDLEWLLSLTSLKQRLRARFNELDREGLLELFGELAIDMESSVAGKPQLLERVVQELLLMLKELLLTNSLEANAVDSARDGAELASSANAAAFLAARYEDALEQLIQQRKFKKRLNLDEVRQYMEARFAEPISLEQVARAFFVSKEYLSKTFKQEYGCNMTDYMLQLRMEKAREWLLDEKLPIKTVAEMAGYEDVTYFYRVFKKHFGIAPGEMRRGSED